A genomic segment from Rhodospirillum centenum SW encodes:
- a CDS encoding amino acid ABC transporter substrate-binding protein, whose protein sequence is MTLRRLLPPRPGATLRLAAVALALAAGLTAAGGASAQQSTLDQIKQRGVLRCGVNTGLAGFSTPDSQGRWTGLDVDVCKAIAAAALGDAGKVHYAPLSAQQRLTALQSGEVDILSRNTTWSLSRDTQGMNFGPVVYYDGQGFMVPKALGVTSAKQLDGATVCVQTGTTTELNLADYFAANRMSFKPVVIESFDEVVAAFFSGRCDVFTTDGSQLASVRAVSAAAPDDYVILPEIISKEPLAPVVRHGDDQWFDIVKWTVYALLEAEEKGITAANVDEKKKSADPTVQRLLGVQPGMGQSLGLDDAWAYRAIKAVGNYGEVFERNVGKATPLRLERGLNALWTNGGLMYAPPVR, encoded by the coding sequence ATGACCCTTCGCCGTCTCCTTCCGCCGCGTCCGGGGGCCACGCTGCGCCTCGCCGCCGTCGCGCTGGCGCTGGCCGCCGGACTGACCGCCGCCGGCGGGGCCTCGGCGCAGCAGTCCACCCTGGACCAGATCAAGCAGCGCGGCGTGCTGCGCTGCGGCGTGAACACCGGCCTCGCCGGTTTCAGCACTCCGGACAGCCAGGGCCGCTGGACCGGCCTGGACGTCGATGTCTGCAAGGCGATCGCCGCCGCCGCGCTGGGCGATGCCGGCAAGGTCCATTACGCCCCGCTGTCGGCGCAGCAACGGCTGACGGCGTTGCAGTCGGGCGAGGTGGACATCCTCTCGCGCAACACGACCTGGAGCCTGTCGCGCGACACCCAGGGCATGAATTTCGGCCCCGTCGTCTATTATGACGGCCAGGGCTTCATGGTGCCGAAGGCGCTGGGCGTGACCAGCGCCAAGCAGCTCGACGGCGCCACCGTCTGCGTGCAGACCGGCACCACGACCGAGCTGAACCTCGCCGACTACTTCGCCGCCAACCGGATGAGCTTCAAGCCGGTGGTGATCGAGTCCTTCGACGAGGTGGTGGCCGCCTTCTTCTCCGGCCGCTGCGATGTCTTCACCACGGACGGCAGCCAGCTCGCCAGCGTGCGCGCGGTCAGCGCCGCCGCCCCGGACGACTACGTGATCCTGCCGGAGATCATCTCCAAGGAACCGCTGGCCCCGGTGGTGCGCCACGGCGACGACCAGTGGTTCGACATCGTGAAGTGGACCGTCTACGCCCTGCTGGAGGCGGAGGAGAAGGGCATCACCGCCGCCAACGTGGACGAGAAGAAGAAGAGCGCCGATCCCACCGTGCAGCGCCTGCTGGGCGTGCAGCCCGGCATGGGGCAGTCCCTGGGCCTGGACGACGCCTGGGCCTACCGGGCGATCAAGGCCGTGGGCAACTACGGCGAGGTCTTCGAGCGCAATGTCGGCAAGGCCACGCCGCTGCGCCTGGAGCGCGGCCTGAACGCGCTGTGGACGAACGGCGGCCTGATGTACGCCCCCCCGGTCCGCTGA